Proteins encoded together in one Meles meles chromosome 7, mMelMel3.1 paternal haplotype, whole genome shotgun sequence window:
- the ASCL4 gene encoding achaete-scute homolog 4, with protein MEKRKPAALPPLPYHLRTLPLDLPGTPPRLPLRDPLRVSRPDAACWARGSGGCAARPPCRPLPLECAFEPAFLRRRNERERQRVRCVNEGYARLRAHLPRELAERRLSKVETLRAAIGYIRHLQELLERHARGPEGPAGARAPRPADCNSDGESKASSAPSPCSEPEEAGS; from the coding sequence ATGGAGAAGCGTAAGCCGGCCGCACTGCCGCCCTTGCCCTACCACCTCCGCACCCTGCCCTTGGACCTGCCGGggaccccgccccgcctcccTCTCCGGGACCCCCTCAGGGTCTCCCGTCCGGACGCCGCGTGCTGGGCGCGGGGTTCCGGGGGCTGCGCCGCGAGGCCGCCCTGCCGGCCGCTGCCGCTGGAGTGCGCCTTCGAGCCCGCCTTCCTCCGGCGGCGCAACGAGCGCGAGCGGCAGCGGGTGCGCTGCGTGAACGAGGGCTACGCGCGCCTGCGAGCTCACCTGCCCCGCGAGCTGGCGGAGCGGCGGCTCAGCAAGGTGGAGACGCTGCGCGCCGCCATCGGCTACATCAGGCACCTCCAGGAGCTGCTGGAGCGCCATGCCCGGGGGCCGGAAGGTCCCGCCGgcgcccgcgccccgcgcccggcCGACTGCAACAGCGACGGCGAGTCCAAGGCCTCGTCGGCGCCTTCGCCCTGCAGCGAGCCCGAGGAGGCGGGCAGCTAG